Genomic window (Cololabis saira isolate AMF1-May2022 chromosome 10, fColSai1.1, whole genome shotgun sequence):
ggtttttcatgttttaacttatcttttgaaatacattttattaaaaGGTCTCTTTTGGTAAGTTCTGGTTTGCACTGTGTTGGGCAGCATTCACAATTCATGTTTTCTACTTTGAGAATTGTTACACGGTATACAGTATTAATGCATTTTAGCATTATTAGTGACAGACTTGCTACTTCATCCATTTGAATTCACTTTTTCTTGCAACATTGAAATGTCTGCTCTGCATTAttggaaataaagtaaaataactgCAAATGGTTGTCactattaaaggagccgtctgtaagaaatggccaaaactggtactgcagtcactttcaaaatattgttgagcggcgtgtaccctccccctcctccccccgaccagaggttgccaggtaggctgcagaatgcagcaggaacgtaggctttTTTTTCCATCTAACACGTTTgtagcggctgctgcgataattagagccgagctggcaacccggatgccgaaacaataccgacttcgtgattgggagatgggtggagcttcaggccaaaacaaatgccacttttgcactaggacttactgagcctgactcggctcgtcacgcctctacccagCTAGGTGAGAAGTGgacaggttggggtgaagctgctgtgacgtactcgattgcacaactttgttcatgtcggtgctgatcagaaatcagctggagccgcgagcggctgagagtaaaacagcccgtctacatccttttaattctctcctcagccaccaagtttatgaacatctgcacctcagagttggatcaccaaacagacgttttgcgctttataataaaatcgctgcgacccgcggctcgctctgactcccgcttcctgattcaaacgtctgccggccccacGACCAGAGGCGagtgatgacgtcagaaatagtcccggctcagcccgcaaagaacctcgccagaatggttacagaaatggtatcggcttggagcggctctacccgtctcagcccctagtgcaaacgtACACGGGGCCGCACCGAGCCCAGCCGggcggaggcgggactagtgcaaaagcgccaaaaATGAAATCAGTTGAGGGCTGAAActcctttttaaactggaatatcctggcttgagtgctgtcaGTGAAgcaagtatttgaaatgaacatgatttttaaatgtctgacatgtcggggtcattttattattgctcttacatacagctcctttaacttgtTGGGTGTGATGTATGATGGTCCCGACCCCTTGTGCAAAACTGCACCCGATGCAGTTAAATCTGTTTGCAAAAGCTAGTTTAAGGTAGATTAGCTGAGTAAGATGTCTTGTCAACATGTTATGCCCTTAGCCTTGTTGGAATAGTTTTATTGCAAGATATCTGGTCACAATGTGGCAATCCACATGCTTCTACACTGCCAGCTAGTGGCACCAAACATTAGTTTGTATCTGCAAAACAATGACACCTGTAAAGGTGAATTGCAGGCAATATTCAAGTGCTTCTGCAGCTTTCAGTCACTGATATtgcattcatttgttaaattgatCCATAAAATGAAATTCACTAGATTGTAAAAAATTACATTAAGGACAACTGACaaggaaaagtaaaataatcaaTTTATTTATAACCCAGTCAAATGAACACAATgtatccaataaaaaaaaattaaaaaggttataaactaaaaattttaataaaaaaaagatccacCCTCGCAGTTCTCTGAACAATCGCAGGTAACACAAGAAATGGGTGATTCTCTTTATTGTGAATTAAACATGTGCAGATACCTCATTCAGCATAtagtacaaaaaaaatatacaagtaAAAATTCATCAGATTGACTGATGAACACCAAGTAAAAATTCATCTGATTGACTGATGAATAACACTGCTGGTTGACTTGACCAGCCTCTCTTTCGCCTTCTTCTTAACAGGATCAATCTCAAAGCTCTTCCACAGACGAATCGTCTCATCTCCAGCAATAGTGGCAATGGTTGAGGAGTCTGGGCTCAGAATCATGTTGAGAACTCTGTCCTCGTGTCCTGCAATAATTTATACAAAACAGATGGTCATGAACAGCAGTTTCCAGGTTATCATCTGCTTACTTTCACTATAGCTCCTTTTACACCTTCAGCAATCGGATCACAAATGTGGAAAGCAGAACCCTATATGCAAATACATGTTCATTTCTTTTTGCCTTGCTTGTCTACACAAGTATGCCTGAGATTAGGAGCATCTGTGCATACATTTAGTTAACTTAAATGTGAGGTTAGTACAGAGGGACCATCTTACACTTGAGTGAAGTAGAGTTTCATTATAAGTGCAGTGGAAAGATTAATAGGTAACTTGTCAAACATAAATGGAACTTATGTATTTTTTCCTCGTGGGAAGAAAGGAGAGAACACAcaccatttaaaaacatgttataTATGGTCAAATCACCTCCAAATGTGGATGAAGTGGTCAGACAATGACAAACATTTGCATATGAACTGTCCACTTGTGATCAGAACAAAGATGCATGCAACAATGTTAAGAGTGAGGCATAAAACCGTGACCCACCATTCAGCTCCGCAACTTTGGTAAAGGACGGGTACTTCCAGATGGCAACATTGTTGTGGGCATATCCATGAGCTGAAACCAGCTCCTTGTAGTTTGGTGCAAATACCAGTGACGAGAtctgtttattacaaaatgaaaattataataaatacaCCAGTCTAATGAGAAATGTCTGAAATACAACATGGAAACTTTCAGGTTAAGAGACATGTCATTACCTGAGACTGAGTGTCGACTGAACTGATACAGGAGCCACTGTTGACATTCCAGATGCGGATGTGGCGGTCACTGGTGCCACCTCCAGAGGCAAGAATACTTGACTGCCATGGACACCAAGCCAAAGCCTTAGTTTGGGGGAGAATAAAGATAAAATTCACACATGAGTTGTGCAGTGTAACAAAATTCAGTCCCAGCCTGCAATACATTTCTAGTTGATATTCAGTTTACACATTATCTGAGCAGCTGCTCTTTGTCTGATCGTGACAGTTTTCACATTTCTAGTTAAATACACTGCTGATGGGATTCAAACATTGAGAAAAGgatttatattatataaaaaaataaaataaataaataaaaaaagtacaaatttggTTTGCTTTTGAGACAACTTACTTTAACAGCCCCCTGATGCTCACTCCAGCAGCGAACGAACTGGCTTTCATTGCCAGCACCTCCCTCCTGCACACGAGGCCATACACACACCAGGTTGTCATTGCCTCCGCTAGCCAGGTATCTGCCATCAGGGGACCACTTAAGCCCACACACCTCTTGAGAGTGAGTGGTGAGTGTGTGGATGTGATGGTTTGCCACTCTCACATCATGGTGGTGAATGTGTCCTGACCTGGAGCCACTGGGGGTGAGGAAAGGAGTGATAATAAAAATCATGCATGTGACAACaaatattgaaaaagaaatcctgtaatggaaacattttttttgcctccaggagGTTTTTCCCAAGTGATTTGGtaatatatttacaaaaatgtaaTGGAACACATTCTGTTCATTTCTAGTCTCTGGCAGCACTGGATGTTACGTAGCTGGTCAATTTGAAgtaatcaaaatctagtttccggGTTTTTTTGGCTTTAATATGATGCAGTTGTGCTGCAACACTACTTTATCATTATACATTAGATAGTTTTGCCTCTGAATGATGATCCACTGCATTCATCATCTGGCTATTCAAGTATTCAAAGTGTTACATTTACAGTAAGGAAATAGGTTCCCCTGTACAATTTCATTTTTTACTTTGCTATCCACACTGAAGGCCGGTAGTACGAAATAAAGataaagtattttctcaacagcAGTAGCGGCGATCACAATAACTTCTCACAAAAGGTTAAAGATGTTTCAGTACATTTTTGTCAatgttgagattttctttttcattggtTTGAGAAGTTTGGCAGAacaaagagtttttttttttttttttaaacattcaatGGTAACACTACCCCCCTGCAGCACTACCTTTATCAAACTTGAGTggattttcttttgtgcaaaAGTGAAAAGGAAATGACTATGGTAATTGGAGCAGTTTGAGAACACAACACACAAAAAGAGAAGTTGTTTTTACCTGGAAACAACATGGTCATTCCAGCTCAGACTTCCAACTCTGGCTGTGTGACTTTCCATGCTGCGCAAGCGCTTCTGATTCTCAACATCCCACAACTAAATAAAGAATAAGACATGTGAGAAATATTTTGGCCCACAGCATCTAACTAATATAGCATTTTTAAACCGCCACACTTACCTGAACTTTGCAGTCACTGGTGCCAATGGCCAGGTAGCTTCCGTCTTTGGTCCAGGACACTGAACAAATATAGTCTTCCTCACGCTCCAGCTTCATGAGTAGAGTGATCTCTCCTTGTGAGGCATCCCATAGGTACACATTGTTATGAAGTGCAACAGCCATAAAGTTGCGACTGCTCCAGTCAATGAGATTCAAATCTGGGGGGGCAGACACATGGgacaaagttaatttaattaatttcagtAATGGTGGATACACCCTTATATGGAACACCAAAATATAATAAGCTTCTCCATGATCAATATCGGGGTGACAGATTTCAACACAAGGGCTCAGAGACTGCAAAACTGCACACCATTTTACACCTCCGTCAGCAGATTATGAATAGTTTTCCCACCCAAGTCTGGGGAGGAGTTGGTTCTGATGACATCAGCGGCAGCAAAAGCCAAGATGTAATCAAATATTCTTAAGTTGCTGGCGTCAAAAAAAGAGGGCCCAACTTACAAAAATCATTTCGAAGATCAGGAGCATCCAAGATTCTGTCAGGAGTTGTAGATATGTATCTGCTCTTTTTCACAGAGGCAGGGGTGGTAGCCTGGCTGTAGAGGACTTTCAGGTTGTTTTGATAGCCTTAAATTGAGGGAGGAAAAACCACATTACGTGAGTCAAAAATGGTTAACAGTTAACATGTAACAGCAATGTGTTGGCAGATACACTACCTTCTGGTGCATTCAATGGTTTTCCTCCAAGGTGCAGAATCTTTGCATCTTCAATGTTGTATCCATTCAGTGTTACAGA
Coding sequences:
- the cdc20 gene encoding cell division cycle protein 20 homolog; its protein translation is MAQFGYENDIHSILKLDMPITNGPMARWQRKASSSNTSAINGLSPGKPANVSQSSSKTPSKTPGKAKKTPSKMGADRFIPIRNSKQMDVANFLLTKENEPSEANAPAASVTQKVWSVTLNGYNIEDAKILHLGGKPLNAPEGYQNNLKVLYSQATTPASVKKSRYISTTPDRILDAPDLRNDFYLNLIDWSSRNFMAVALHNNVYLWDASQGEITLLMKLEREEDYICSVSWTKDGSYLAIGTSDCKVQLWDVENQKRLRSMESHTARVGSLSWNDHVVSSGSRSGHIHHHDVRVANHHIHTLTTHSQEVCGLKWSPDGRYLASGGNDNLVCVWPRVQEGGAGNESQFVRCWSEHQGAVKALAWCPWQSSILASGGGTSDRHIRIWNVNSGSCISSVDTQSQISSLVFAPNYKELVSAHGYAHNNVAIWKYPSFTKVAELNGHEDRVLNMILSPDSSTIATIAGDETIRLWKSFEIDPVKKKAKERLVKSTSSVIHQSIR